One window of Calypte anna isolate BGI_N300 chromosome 9, bCalAnn1_v1.p, whole genome shotgun sequence genomic DNA carries:
- the TRPC1 gene encoding short transient receptor potential channel 1 isoform X1 gives MAALYQSADPSASASPNKLLALKDVRQVKEETTLDEKLFLLACDKGDYYMVKKLLEENSSGEMNINCVDVLGRNAVTITIENENLDILQLLLDYGCQSSDALLVAIDSEVVGAVDILLNHRPKRSSRPTIVKLMERIQNPEYSTTMDVAPVILAAHRNNYEILTMLLKQDISLPKPHAVGCECTLCTAKNKKDSLRHSRFRLDIYRCLASPALIMLTEEDPILRAFELSADLKELSLVEVEFRNDYEELAQQCKTFAKDLLAQARNSRELEVILNHTSSDEHVDKRGLLEERMNLSRLKLAIKYNQKEFVAQSNCQQFLNTVWFGQMAGYRRKHTCKKILTVLMVGIFWPVLSLCYLLAPKSRVGRIIHTPFMKFIIHGASYFTFLLLLNLYSLVYNENKKNTMGPALERIDYLLIIWLIGMVWSDVKRLWYDGLEDFLEESRNQLSFVMNSLYLATFALKVVAHNKFHDYAERKDWDAFHPTLVAEGLFAFANVLSYLRLFFMYTTSSILGPLQISMGQMLQDFGKFLGMFLLVLFSFTIGLTQLYDKGFTVNEEKDCAGIFCEQQSNDTFHSFIGTCFALFWYIFSLAHVAIFVTRFSYGEELQSFVGAVIVGTYNVVVVIVLTKLLVAMLHKSFQLIANHEDKEWKFARAKLWLSYFDDKCTLPPPFNVIPSPKTICYLFNSLSKWICSHTSSGKVKRQNSLKEWRNLKLKRDENYQKVMCCLVHRYLTSMRQKMQSTDQATVENLNELRQDLSKFRNEMRDLLGFRTSKYAMFYPRN, from the exons ATGGCCGCCTTGTACCAGAGCGCAGACCCGTCCGCTTCGGCCTCGCCGAACAAGCTCCTGGCTCTGAAGGACGTGCGGCAGGTGAAGGAGGAGACCACGCTGGACGAGAAGCTGTTCCTACTGGCCTGCGACAAAG GTGACTATTATATGGTTAAGAAACTCCTAGAGGAAAACAGCTCAGGTGAAATGAACATAAATTGTGTGGATGTGCTGGGACGAAATGCTGTTACCATAACcattgaaaatgaaaacttggACATACTGCAGCTTCTTTTGGATTATGGGTGCCAG tcATCAGATGCGCTTTTGGTGGCTATTGACTCGGAAGTGGTGGGAGCTGTTGACATTCTACTTAATCATCGACCAAAAAGATCCTCCAGACCAACCATTGTA AAATTAATGGAACGCATTCAGAACCCAGAGTACTCAACAACCATGGATGTGGCACCTGTCATTTTAGCAGCTCATCGTAACAACTATGAAATTCTCACCATGCTGTTAAAGCAAGACATATCATTACCAAAGCCTCATGCTGTAGGCTGTGAATGCACACTGTGTactgcaaagaacaaaaaagataGTTTGCGACATTCCAG GTTTCGCCTTGATATTTATCGGTGTTTGGCCAGCCCTGCTTTAATCATGTTGACAGAGGAGGATCCCATCCTACGAGCTTTTGAACTTAGTGCAGACTTGAAGGAATTAAGCCTTGTTGAGGTTGAATTCAG aaATGATTATGAGGAGCTAGCTCAACAGTGCAAAACCTTTGCTAAAGATTTGCTTGCACAAGCACGGAATTCACGGGAGTTGGAAGTTATTCTGAATCACACATCTAGTGATGAACATGTAGACAAGCGAGGATTGTTGGAAGAGAGGATGAACTTAAGTCGCTTAAAACTTGCCATCAAGTATAATcaaaaagag tttgttGCTCAGTCTAACTGCCAGCAGTTTCTAAACACTGTATGGTTTGGACAGATGGCAGGCTATCGGCGCAAGCACACATGCAAGAAAATTTTGACTGTGTTGATGGTTGGCATTTTCTGGCCAGTTCTGTCCCTGTGTTACTTGTTAGCCCCTAAATCTCGAGTAGGTAGAATAATTCACACTCCTTTTATGAAATTTATTATTCATGGAGCTTCATATTTTACGTTTCTGTTATTACTGAATTTGTACTCCCTTGTCTACAATGAGAATAAGAAGAATACAATGGGACCAGCCCTTGAGAGAATAGACTATCTTCTGATAATATGGCTAATTG gaatGGTGTGGTCAGATGTTAAAAGACTCTGGTATGATGGCTTAGAAGACTTCTTAGAAGAATCCCGTAATCAGCTTAGTTTCGTTATGAATTCCCTGTATTTGGCAACTTTTGCTCTCAAAGTAGTTGCCCATAACAAG TTTCATGATTATGCTGAAAGGAAGGACTGGGATGCATTCCATCCTACCCTGGTGGCAGAAggtctttttgcttttgctaaTGTTCTTAGTTACCTGCGTCTCTTCTTCATGTACACAACCAGCTCTATTCTGGGACCACTCCAG ATTTCAATGGGCCAGATGCTACAAGACTTCGGAAAATTTCTTGGCATGTTTCTTCTTGTCTTGTTCTCATTCACAATTGGATTGACACAACTTTATGATAAAGGATTTACtgtaaatgaagaaaaggacTGTGCAGGAATTTTCTGTGAACAACAGAGCAACGACACATTCCATTC gtttaTTGGCACGTGTTTTGCTCTGTTCTGGTATATATTCTCCCTGGCACATGTTGCAATCTTTGTCACACGTTTTAGTTATGGTGAAGAATTACAGTCTTTTGTGGGTGCTGTTATTGTTGGTACCTACAATGTGGTGGTTGTGATAGTATTAACTAAGCTCCTTGTGGCAATGCTTCACAAAAGTTTTCAGCTGATAGCA aATCATGAAGATAAGGAATGGAAGTTTGCTCGTGCCAAGCTTTGGCTTAGCTACTTTGATGACAAGTGCACGCTACCTCCACCTTTCAATGTTATTCCCTCTCCCAAGACTATATGTTATCTTTTCAACAGTCTCAGTAAATGGATCTGCTCTCATACATCTAGTGGCAAAGTGAAACGTCAGAACAGCCTAAAG
- the TRPC1 gene encoding short transient receptor potential channel 1 isoform X3, giving the protein MAALYQSADPSASASPNKLLALKDVRQVKEETTLDEKLFLLACDKGDYYMVKKLLEENSSGEMNINCVDVLGRNAVTITIENENLDILQLLLDYGCQSSDALLVAIDSEVVGAVDILLNHRPKRSSRPTIVKLMERIQNPEYSTTMDVAPVILAAHRNNYEILTMLLKQDISLPKPHAVGCECTLCTAKNKKDSLRHSRFRLDIYRCLASPALIMLTEEDPILRAFELSADLKELSLVEVEFRNDYEELAQQCKTFAKDLLAQARNSRELEVILNHTSSDEHVDKRGLLEERMNLSRLKLAIKYNQKEFVAQSNCQQFLNTVWFGQMAGYRRKHTCKKILTVLMVGIFWPVLSLCYLLAPKSRVGRIIHTPFMKFIIHGASYFTFLLLLNLYSLVYNENKKNTMGPALERIDYLLIIWLIGMVWSDVKRLWYDGLEDFLEESRNQLSFVMNSLYLATFALKVVAHNKFHDYAERKDWDAFHPTLVAEGLFAFANVLSYLRLFFMYTTSSILGPLQISMGQMLQDFGKFLGMFLLVLFSFTIGLTQLYDKGFTVNEEKDCAGIFCEQQSNDTFHSFIGTCFALFWYIFSLAHVAIFVTRFSYGEELQSFVGAVIVGTYNVVVVIVLTKLLVAMLHKSFQLIASQ; this is encoded by the exons ATGGCCGCCTTGTACCAGAGCGCAGACCCGTCCGCTTCGGCCTCGCCGAACAAGCTCCTGGCTCTGAAGGACGTGCGGCAGGTGAAGGAGGAGACCACGCTGGACGAGAAGCTGTTCCTACTGGCCTGCGACAAAG GTGACTATTATATGGTTAAGAAACTCCTAGAGGAAAACAGCTCAGGTGAAATGAACATAAATTGTGTGGATGTGCTGGGACGAAATGCTGTTACCATAACcattgaaaatgaaaacttggACATACTGCAGCTTCTTTTGGATTATGGGTGCCAG tcATCAGATGCGCTTTTGGTGGCTATTGACTCGGAAGTGGTGGGAGCTGTTGACATTCTACTTAATCATCGACCAAAAAGATCCTCCAGACCAACCATTGTA AAATTAATGGAACGCATTCAGAACCCAGAGTACTCAACAACCATGGATGTGGCACCTGTCATTTTAGCAGCTCATCGTAACAACTATGAAATTCTCACCATGCTGTTAAAGCAAGACATATCATTACCAAAGCCTCATGCTGTAGGCTGTGAATGCACACTGTGTactgcaaagaacaaaaaagataGTTTGCGACATTCCAG GTTTCGCCTTGATATTTATCGGTGTTTGGCCAGCCCTGCTTTAATCATGTTGACAGAGGAGGATCCCATCCTACGAGCTTTTGAACTTAGTGCAGACTTGAAGGAATTAAGCCTTGTTGAGGTTGAATTCAG aaATGATTATGAGGAGCTAGCTCAACAGTGCAAAACCTTTGCTAAAGATTTGCTTGCACAAGCACGGAATTCACGGGAGTTGGAAGTTATTCTGAATCACACATCTAGTGATGAACATGTAGACAAGCGAGGATTGTTGGAAGAGAGGATGAACTTAAGTCGCTTAAAACTTGCCATCAAGTATAATcaaaaagag tttgttGCTCAGTCTAACTGCCAGCAGTTTCTAAACACTGTATGGTTTGGACAGATGGCAGGCTATCGGCGCAAGCACACATGCAAGAAAATTTTGACTGTGTTGATGGTTGGCATTTTCTGGCCAGTTCTGTCCCTGTGTTACTTGTTAGCCCCTAAATCTCGAGTAGGTAGAATAATTCACACTCCTTTTATGAAATTTATTATTCATGGAGCTTCATATTTTACGTTTCTGTTATTACTGAATTTGTACTCCCTTGTCTACAATGAGAATAAGAAGAATACAATGGGACCAGCCCTTGAGAGAATAGACTATCTTCTGATAATATGGCTAATTG gaatGGTGTGGTCAGATGTTAAAAGACTCTGGTATGATGGCTTAGAAGACTTCTTAGAAGAATCCCGTAATCAGCTTAGTTTCGTTATGAATTCCCTGTATTTGGCAACTTTTGCTCTCAAAGTAGTTGCCCATAACAAG TTTCATGATTATGCTGAAAGGAAGGACTGGGATGCATTCCATCCTACCCTGGTGGCAGAAggtctttttgcttttgctaaTGTTCTTAGTTACCTGCGTCTCTTCTTCATGTACACAACCAGCTCTATTCTGGGACCACTCCAG ATTTCAATGGGCCAGATGCTACAAGACTTCGGAAAATTTCTTGGCATGTTTCTTCTTGTCTTGTTCTCATTCACAATTGGATTGACACAACTTTATGATAAAGGATTTACtgtaaatgaagaaaaggacTGTGCAGGAATTTTCTGTGAACAACAGAGCAACGACACATTCCATTC gtttaTTGGCACGTGTTTTGCTCTGTTCTGGTATATATTCTCCCTGGCACATGTTGCAATCTTTGTCACACGTTTTAGTTATGGTGAAGAATTACAGTCTTTTGTGGGTGCTGTTATTGTTGGTACCTACAATGTGGTGGTTGTGATAGTATTAACTAAGCTCCTTGTGGCAATGCTTCACAAAAGTTTTCAGCTGATAGCA TCTCAGTAA